From the genome of Anopheles funestus chromosome 2RL, idAnoFuneDA-416_04, whole genome shotgun sequence:
attttacatataaattaatgtttatgtAACCTTAGCCTAACGTCGCTTTCTTGAAAATTTTAGGTGGAACTCGTTGCAGGGCTAATGAAATTTATTCGTGCTGTGGCACATGCTTAGAAAATACTTGCGCAACCCTGAACCAAATTGTTAACTGTTTTGTCTGTGCAGAGGGATGCTTCTGTAAGCCTGGTTTTGTGCGAAAGGTTGCCGGAGGAATCTGTGTTCCGTTGAAACAATGTTTCATTCAAGGATAGAGAAACCCCAATATTCCTTTGCGTATAGCCGAATATTCATCCTCCAACTATTTcagtgaataaataaaaagcagaTTAAAACCAAAGACAGAATACCAAACTAAACTTCTCATACTAGATATCTAGATTAATGTTCTATACATACTCAAAATATAGTGGTCCAATATCCTTGACAAGTGGTTTCTCACCGTGCATTATGTCGTCCGGATTCGCAACACCACAAAGTATTTCTGGTGGGTTCAACGTTATGGTTCGGCTGACACTTATCCACCACTTCTATCCACGGATTCTGCCCGTTTCAGTGATATCAAATCTAACATAAGaacattttaacaaaagaACAAGATCTAACATTTTAAGAAAAGAACTTACGCTCGTTATGAAGAACTCAGTGTCTATATGAGATTCAACAAAAATCCGTTTTCGTTTTAACAATTTGTAAACGACGTGCCTCAGACGGCGAGCAAGACAGACGAAGGTAAATTTCTTACTTAGCATGAGAAACACTTGTTTAAACTGTATCAGCGGAAacgaacgttttgttttgcacttttgctTAAACAATCGCATAAAACATCTCTCACGCATTAGAGTGTAATCAGTTTGCAACACTGGTAACTTCAATTGAGCCACAAAATAGCGACATGGTATCGATCGGTAACATTATTTTTGTCTGCAGCCTCATGTTCTGCACCGTGGCCGCTTTAACTGCAAGACCTTCACCTTATTGCGCTCAACAGCAAGGGATTTCAGGTAAAAGTTTTTACGTATAATTTAAGGTTTATATAACCCTAGCCTAACGTCGCTTTCTTGAAAATTTCAGCTGGAACTGTGGTCCAAATACCTCGTTGCAGGGTTAATGAAGTTTATTTGTGCTGTGGCCCATGCGCAGACAAGACTTGCGCAACCCTGAAACAAACTATTAACTGCTTAGTCTGTCCAGAGGGATGCTTCTGTAAGGCTGGTTATGTGCGAAAGGATGCCGGCGGACTCTGTATTCCGTTAAGTCAATGCTCCACTCAAGGATAAAGAAACCCCAATTTACCGTTGCGCGTAGCCGAATAAATATCCTCCAACAATTGcagtgaataaaacaaaagcaggTTAAAACCAGAGACCGAATACCAAACTAAACTTCTCATACTAGATAATTCAAGTAATGTTCTATACATACTCaaaatacagggtttttctattcagtttaggcTAGCCGCACACTTCTTCCTGCTCTGTTCACTTGATTCTTAGTAAGCAACATGTCTTTTTGCCTACCCACGTCAAAAATCAATTGcgcagagcaggaaaaagtgtgcggctagccTAAACTAAATAGAATAACCCTGTAAAGTGGTCCCATATCCTTGACAAGTGGTTTGCCGCCCCGCATTATATCGTACGGAAACGTCACGTTGAAGCTGTGCAACAGTACAAACCATTTCTGGTGGTTTCAACATTATGGTTCGTCTGAAACTTATCCACCGCTTCAACAGAACCGACTTCTTCGAAACAGGGATATCAAATCTAACATAAATGATAATCTAATGAATAGACCAAGTATTATTGGATAGATGATCAAAGTATTACACCAACAATCACGATAAACTGAGACCAGTGAAAGATCTTATGGATAACTTTTAAGAAATGAACTCACGCTCGTTATGAGGAACTTAATGTCGATTTAAGATTCAACAAAAATCCGTTTTCGTTATAACAATTTGTAAATGTCGCCACGCGGCGTGCCTCAGACGGCGAGTAAGACAGACGAAGGTAAATTTCTTCCTTCTGAGCATGAGAAACACTTGTTCAAACTGTAACAGCGGGaagaacgttttgttttgcacttttgctGAAACAATCGCATAAAACATCGCTCACGCATTAGAGTGTAATCAGTTTGCAACACTGGTAACTTCAATTGAGCCACAAAATAGCGACATGGTATCGATcggtaactttttttttgtctgcagCCTCATGTTCTGCACCGTGGCCGCTTTAACTACAAGACCTTCACCTTATTGCGCTCAACAGCAATTAAATCCACGTAAAACTTTTAcccataaattattatttatatcccCTAGCCTAACGTCGCTTTCTTGAAAATTTCAGCTGGAACTGTAATCCAAATACCACGTTGCAGGGTTAATGAAGTTTATTCGTGCTGTGGCCTATGCGTAGAAAAGACTTGCGCAACCCTGAAACAAactgtttattgttttgcctGTGCAGAGGGATGCTTCTGTAAGGCTGGTTATGTGCGAAAGATTGCCGGAGGAATCTGTGTTCCGTTAAATCAATGCTTCATTCAAGGATAGAGAAAACCCGATTTAAGTGAATAAATCAAAAGGGAATTAATTATTGCAGTTGACAATCTCTTTACATTAATACGTTATGACGTGATTAGATAATTAAACTGATGTTTTATACATACTCAAAATAAAGTGGTCCAATATCCTTGACGCGCGGTTTACCTCCGCGCATTATATCATCCGGATTCGTCACGTTGAAGATGTGCAGCTTAAAATCCAGCGGGAATGGAATCTTTTCAAACATGTCCCGTATCTGTGTGCCCGGTTTCAGCAAGACGTTCTGCAAATTTGTTCGTATAATAAAATTTCCATCTCGCTATTGCGTTTATTTGTTACGCGACGGATCTGTTAAAGCGATTGCAATTGTCCCGCGTACCTAACCAAGCGTACCTGTTTGATCATGAAGCGCAAAATTGCTGGAAATATTCCGTAGCTAAACACCATACCGCACACGAGGACGAATACACAAATCAGTCCAATCTTCTTAAAGTTCCTGTCTTTAAGATCCATTTTTTCGACAGCTTTCATGGTTTTTgacaattaattttgttttcgagtGACGTTAAAATGTTGCAACCGAAAACCTGCGCAACTATGCATACGACATCGCCTAAAACGCTTTTAGTACCATTCAGCTCACACAGAATGGACGGAAAgtagtataaaaataatattttccaatGCCACTCATAAAGTGATATGATCACGTATGTTTTAGTATGACGATtatagtttccttttttaaaatttctcacTCAACAGTTTGCGTTTCAATCCACCAAACACCAAACGTTGACTGAGCGATGAGCCAAATAGTAAGCTCGTTGATAGCTTCCAGCAAATGTTGGAGGTCACTTCAAAGATTCAAGTTCGCTTGATGTGCAAAATCcgacttttttttccattgtcATCATCGACCGTATCATTGTTGCAAAAAGGCCATAATTGCGATTTACGCGTGTATtgtggaaaaagaagaagaacgatgtaaaattaaaaaaaaaaagctcacaagACGTCATTTTCAAGTTGTGGTAGTAATGCTATTGACGGGAAATCCAATGCCACGGTGCACCGGTATTATTGTCCCGCATCAACCGCCTGTTTCTGCGCGTTATCCTTAATGCGCGTCAAACACTTGCTATCCtattttgagaaaatgcaaatgtgCTATTGATCGACGTGGGAAGGACTTGTCTCTGTTTTCAATTGCCCAGCTTGAGGCTGGCGGCCAGCCTTAGTGTAAATGatgtaataaataatgttaattGTAGGTAATTAGATGGAAAAAATTCCTGCTGGTGCCAATGGTGTACTGGGCCTTTCCGTTGCGAACGCACAACAAGTTAGCGTCGGTGGTAAAATGCCACAAACTGACTGTTTGATAATTTCATAGCATTGATTGTgagaacaaaaaattttttttgaaagcaaaataataatgtatCATTATAAAGTTATTTTAAGATTTATGTTTCCTCAAATTTagtatataaattaattacaaaacataaaattatattCGGAAAAATACTTTCTTAAATTAATCGATAATCAATCAGTATTTCGTGCCATGCTGGGGACCAGGTTTGAGCGATACACAGAACAATAAATTATCATGTCCGAAAGagtacataaaaacaaaaccacggACTCACACAGAACTACATAAATGTGCAATTCATCAATCACGAGGAATTTAGACATTGTCGAAGTTTTTCTAGATTTTCTCCAGCAACTCTCCAGCAAAGCTTCATCACGGCCATTCTATCGCGGTATCGGCTGCGATCCGATACATATTgaacagtgaaaacaaaattacatgCCAGTTGGTTCGTTTACGCCCCCTTTTCCCCTTTGTCTTACCCATTCGATTTCGTTTTGCTGTAGGTCATCAATGCATGATGAGCACTTCACCGTGACAATGGATGACTTCAGGCAAACGGATGGATTTAGATGTTaaggtgaaaaataattgtacCACTTGCAATGCGAACTTGGGCATCCGTTGGAGCCGGCGTTGGGGGAGTTTCCGATGGGTCATACAAACGCAATTGCTTTACTGTTGGTATTTATGTtacagtttttgtttatttctaaaaagaaaaactaaattattttccaGAATTTTCCATTAGTATGGAAGTACGCAAGGAAACGTATTTTCCCTGGTTATAGGCACGGACCCAGACCCGATAATCCCAGACCGACGAGTCTCCCAAAAGCGTTGAGGCTCATGGCAGATCAATTTATGATAATGTGTTTAGAATTCTAGGTTGATAAAACCGTCAACATGGTATCCATCTAGACACTTCCTTCACTTCTTCAGGCCGTAACAACCAGCAATGAGAAAGAAATCGTTATCTTCATATTGAAGTGTCCATCTCAGTACAGCAAAATCAAGTCCTCCTACTGTAGTAACAAGGAGATGCTTTATATATGCCACCTTATTCGTATTAATGTCTAGAAATTCCCGACATTTCAAATACGCAATTTCAAAACCTTGTCAAACAACGCCATTATTGGTGTCGAAAAATTTGCACATATTCGACAAATAGTAACTTCATATAAAACACACCGTTATGGCTGCAAAAGTGAAGCACGCCCATATTTCCCTCTTGCAGCCATGAAGGTGTGTTTTATACGCAGTATCCCATTCGCtctaggggcggcccggtggggtatgtgataaacggctccggcccacacggcaggactggggatcaaatcccattccgATCgtgtctccccgtagcatgaaCTGACTATcgtgctacgtggtaaaatatgtctcgatacggccaggccgtgtTCTTaccgagcaaaagaaaacaaacaaaacaaacacattcgcTCTAGTTTCATTTCAACAAACAATCTGTCTAAAATGTTGTCAATGCTGTTGAATTTCATAGACAGAAAATGTTATATTCcgtaagaaaatttaaaatttgcaatagtcaaaagaaaccaaaatccAGGAATCCAAAATCACTCTCCAGTAGCGCCTTCTCAAGACACTTCTtacgtaacaaaaaaagaattgtagtacgattaaattaattcgctggattgtattttatttgtgtaaAGCAACCTCTCTTTGTTGACAACGAAACGAGCAACAATCATTCCATAATCAACCACATAGTTTCATAGCGATTTAGACAATTGGAAATATGAGTGGACAAGATTTGATTGGAATACATTTTCCATTAGTAACGGCGCGGATGTAACCATCTCTACAAATGCAACCACCATAGCACGGTGGGGCACATTTCACAGCAATATTTCTGGTGCGGCACGTTAGCTCGAAGCATGTTTTGCAGCATGTATAACGTTCATTAACTGGACACGTTGGctctaaaaatgaaaataaagatgTTCAAATTGAACTCTACAAAAAGAGcggaacattaaaataaacgatAACTTACGTGGTTTCATCCAGGCCAAACAAGGTTCAATAACTAAACCCTGCCCCTGTACTTCGCTAAGTACGACAACAACGACCAGCAACAGGAAAGCAATACGTGTCTTCATCTTGAAGTATCGAAACGAGCTTAGTAAAATCGCTATAGTACGAATGGCAACTTTTATATAACGAATGTTCACCTTATAAGGCCAACTGTGCAAACAGTCGGGTACAAAGTTTGGCTAATGTTGTTGCTCGTCTGCGATAGAGAACGTCGTATAAGACAATTGGAAAGgttgaaaaacaaagcaatagGAAGTAGATGATCCAGATATGTTAACAGAAATATTCTGAACCGTGGCACAATGAGTCGCTGACGTCGTCCTTGCGACGGCGAGATGAATCAGAATTAAAAGTGTTACTTTAAATAACATTTACGCGCAGAATTTTCGTTGACTCGTTAGTGGATTTTAGAGAAGTTAAGctaatcaacaacaaaattgtagGTAAATAGTGGGACAATAGATTAATTTCTGCAATAGGACTTTTCGCATGGTGATCCCGTGATTTCGTGGTTCCACGATCACTTGATCATGTACCAATATTTAGTTAAGTAAAGGAACCTCAGCTTTTATGACCAATCTTGGTTGGTCGTTCGGATGCTGATACCGATCTGATCCATGCTCGATCTCGATCAGATAGGCTGTCGCATCTAACGTTATCACACGCACACTAGTACACGATCGCACGCATAATTGTACTGTATAGCGTCTGCTAGACATAACTATTTATTAATTGAATTCCACTTGCATTGGTTCTTCGTAGCAAACATGGGTTAAGCAGTATTGTATGACATGTCAATAAACGGACTGAAATAGAGCAGGTATAAACATTAAACTTCTAGCAACGCCTGTTATTATGCAATTAACAATTTCAAATATACTTATATACTTTGCTTATACTTCTACCCAGTTTATACTGCTTAAAGATCGCTCAATGTCCTCAGCAATCCACATTTCGTGTGGCAGAATGGAATTGTTAAGTTGTATTTAATTTCTAACTAGAACGAAAAGCTAAAAACTGAACTTTTTATTGAATTCGAATCGAGCGTCATCCTATTCGCAATCAGCGAAAGGTTCGTTGTTGCTTCGTACGTTGCACGACGACTTCAGCCCAAGTCTGGGGCaacgacattttttttctcaggcTTTCCACAATCTTCGATTATAATACATTTCCCTGTAGGGGTAGCGCGTATGTAACCATTTTTACAAATGCAACCACCGTCGCATGGTGCAGTACATTTCACAGCTGTCTTTCTGGTGCTGCATGTTTTCTCGACGCATGTTTTGCAGCATGTGTAACGTTCATTTACTGGACACGTTGGCTCTACAAAAAGATATGAAGTTCGTTCACAATGATATCAACAAATGAGGAACGTATGAAATGCATTATAACTTACTCGGTTTCATCGTGGCTAGACACGGCTCATATGGAATCACTTTCTTCTTGGTCTGGCCATGCACTTTGTCAAGTACGACCGTAACAAGCAGCAACAGGAAAACAATACGTATCTTCATGTTGAAGTATCGACAACAGTTCAGTAAAACCACATCCGCTCACTGTAGTACCAATGAGATGCTTTATATAAAGTATGCGCACCTTACGAACCCACCTGTACCAACACTTGAGCACAAGGTTTGGcgaattttttttagatcCTCATCGACCGACAAGTTTATGCATCAAAGATAATATAACATAAGGAATGgcgagaaatgaaaaattctgATATTCTACaagcaatataaaaaaaaaacgtaaattcaaaaataactttttcgttttcttggcACCAAATGGTTCAacaatgtttgtttctttcgacTTGCTGATTCTTCTCGCTATGCATGATTTCCGCTAATCGATATGTATAGCGATTGTAACTCAAAAAGTTTTCTCTTGATATGTGTGTAATGTTATTAGTTCAATCGACAATTCCCTATTCCCGCAAACTCTTACAATCCATCGCACTGACACTAACAACATGTATACCAATACCATATACAAATGATAATACAACTGTTTCAACGCATTTgataatgaatttaaattacgTGGAAAACGCCTGTTTGTATGCAATCACTGATTTTACATAAATGAGAACAAGTCACACTGTCCGaggttttataaattaaagttGACACTTTTAAgcacttttgtttcatttacaaaTAACAGGAAAACTTCTTCAGTGTATTGATAACAATTCGGGCATCGTACTGTTCACATTCAACGTTATCGTTTCACAAAGGAAAATTACTTTAGAAAAAGATTTCAATTTTTCTGCATTCTGCAAGTGGAATACATCTTCCGCCAGGCGTAGAGCGTATGTAGCCATCTATACAAATGCAACCAGCAGTACACGGGCGACATTTCACACATACGATTTGCGGACGACACGCCGGCTCGATACATGGTTTGCAGCATGTGTAGCGTTCATTAGCAGGACACCTCGGAACTAAACAGAGAAAAACCATATTGACAATCGAAACAGTAGCAAAGCTGAATATAGATTAATTTATAACTTACTTTCTTTCATGAAGTCAAAACACGGTtcgcaaataaaaatgttttcctccGTGAATTGCCCATGTACTTGGTTAAGTACAATCGCAACGATCAACAGAAAGAATGCAACAGAATACTTCATAGTGAGGTAATGAAATCAGCTCAGTAAAACCAAAGTCAGTAAAACCAAAGACTGTTTGCCATCGCGTATATATCACAAGCGCACCCTAGAAACTCCGTTTGTACAAACAATATGGCCAGAATGGTTGCTAATGTAGTTAGTCTTTGTAAGACAATAATATTTACATAGTCTTTTTAAACAGCAAtagacgttttttttaaatgaaacgacctctaaggttacgctggtcatttctggcttacagGATATCCGGTCCTGTAGTAtagaaccggcgccgtttaccTCCGATATTGGTAGACATAAACGAATACAATAATTTTGCGCACttctcaaaatttttatttcaacttgaaaatacAACGAACACAACATTAGGGCATTGATAATAAAACGGGCATCATACCATTCGCAATCAACCGAACCGTTTCACATTTAAGCCTGTCTATGCGAGAAGAATGTCGATCTTTTGACAAGCGGCAACTTTTATACATTTTCCACCAGAAGTGATGCGGATGTAAcctttcaaacaaacacaaccacgAATGCATGGCACGGGAcataaaggtttttttgtaaaacgacAGGCTGGCTCGGGGCATGGTTTGCAGCATGTGTAACGTTCATTAGCGGGACAGCTGGGAactaaaaagagataaaccaTATTGACAGTCGAAACAGTAGCAAAGCTGCATATAGGTTAACTTATAActtacttatttttatcaagtCAAAACACGGTTCGTTAACAAGATCGTTTCCTCCCAAGATCTGCCCATGTACTTGGTTAAGTACAATCATCACGATCAACAGAAAGAATGCTACAGAATGCTTCATACTGAGGTAATGAAATCAGCTCAGTAAAACCAAAGTCAGTAAGACCAAAGACTGTGTGCCATCGCTTATATATCACAAGCGCACCCTAGAAACCCCGTATGTACAAACAATATGGCGAAAATGGTTGCTTATGTTGTTAGTCTTTCTAAgacaataatatttatatagtctttttaaaaagaaatagaaacccCAGATATTCTACATTTCCTGTTGGACAAACAATTCCAACGTGGAATAATGAAGTGAGGTGTTTGatcagtggcggatcaagcttcaCGGAGTCTAGAAGTAGAATGGTAGTTGGGGCCCCAAACTAAAGATGGTCGCACTGACGACCATTTAAAATCAGAGATGTATTTTAATGGACTTCACCAGGACTGACCGGGGAGTCATATGATTTCAGAACGCGGGAGTTGTCGTAGAACATTTCTGGAATAACCTTGAATTTTCTGTACTGTTCTTGCAGCGAAATCCTTAGGAGGCGGAGACTGAGTAGGAAGCTTATTTTTACTGGTTATAGGCATGGAATCTCCGACCGACGAAGCCCCACAAAACCGGCAAGTCCCCTGGTGGGAAAATTTTATGATAGTGTGTTTGGAATTCTAGATTTTTCGAACTTCTTGACACTTCTTTACatgtttcataaaataatgttgacacttttaaacatttttgtttcatttgcaatTAGAAGGAAAACTTCTTCAGTTTATTGATAACAATTCGGGCCAAGGAAAATTCCTTTAGAAAAAGATTTCAATTCTTCTGCATTGAGCAATTGGAATACATCTTCCGCCAGTCGTAGAGCGTATGTAGCCATCTATACAAACGCAACCAGCAGTACACGGGCGACATTTCACACATACGATTCTCGTACGACACGCCGGCTCGATACATGGTCTGCAGCATGTGTAACGTTCATAAGCAGGACACCTCGGAACTGAAAAGAGATAAAACTCATCGACGATCAATACAGAAGCAAAGCAGCAAGTAGCATGGATTATAACTTACTAGGTTTGACCCAGGCAAAACACGGCTCAAAAGGAAACACCGGAAGCGGTCTTCCCTCCAAGTCAACTATTTCCAAGTCAACTATCGGAACTATTTCCTCCTCGGCCTGTCCATGTACTTCGTCAAGTACGACCGTAACAACCAGCAAGAGGAAAGCAATCGTTATCTTCATATTGAAGTGTTGATCTCAGTACAGCAAAATCAAATCCTCCTGTAGTACAATTCCTGTAGTGACAATGTGATGCTTTATATACAGTATGGGCAGCTTATGCGAACTAATCTGTACAAATAATCAGATCCAAATATAGCTAATGTTGTTGATCCTCATCGACCGACAAGGTCATGAAGGATAAATTgtaatacaaaagaaaaaatatcagaACTGGAAATTCCAGACATTTCAAATACGAAACCTATTTGGCAAACATTGCCATCGTGGAGTTTAGATGTGTGGTGTCGAAAAATTTGCATGGGTTTTGGTGTATGCGTTGCATGGGTTTTGATGTATGGGTTGCATGTGTTTTAAGTAGAAAACATTTCCTATTTTGAAGTTTCATCGTTTGATAATGATGGCATTTTAGTAACacttgaggaaaaaaacacatccaacacAATCAACAGTAGATGTACGctcaacaacacaaaactccTGCAGTATGTGAAACACTTGTCTAAAGAGAAATATTCAAACGAATTTTGTGTTATATCTCCTGTTTCCAATCGCTCACAAATAGCAGTACAAACAGTATAAAAAACCATTGCAACTTGGACTTATGTACGCAAGTGTCCCGGAGAAATCTGTAATCTGATCTCCAAttgctaaaaaaagaattaaacagTAACATGGACAGTAACAGTCCTGAACAGTTACTAGTTAAGGTGAGTTATAGATACGGCATTTCCGTTCctaaccaaaacaaataaaaaacatgttGATAAGGTGTCTAATAAGGGTCATGTCCTGAATATAACAACGAGGTAAGATCGTTTGATTTCTTTAGTTTGGAAAGAAATTACAAAATACAACGGATTTATGTTGTGGTGTGCTTATGAGTCTtctatagattttttaaaagaacaattcaatttttaaatcggACATTTCCAGTACTAACTGTAATTATTATTCTCTCTTCATGGCTGAACGATCTCTAACGTTACGCCTGTCATTTATGGCTTAccagacttatttttaccgcgtaggcGGATAGTCAGTATGGcggacggtctggatgggatttgatatccggtCCTGTAGTATAGAACCGGCACCGTTTACCTCCGTCTACCTATATTGGTAGACAAAAGCGAATACAATAATTTTGCGCACTTCTcaaaacttttatttcaatttgaaaatacAACGGACACAACATTAAGGCATTGATAATAAAACGGGCATCATACCATTCGCAATCAACCGAACCGTTTCACATTTAAGCTAATCTATGCGAGAAGAATGTCGATCTTTAGGCAAGCGGAAAGTTTCATACATCTTCCACCAGGAGTAGAACGTATGTAACcattcaaacaaacacaaccagGAATGCATGGCAGGGGAcataaaggtttttttgtaaaacgacAGGCTGGCTCGGGGCATGGTTTGCAGCATGTGTAACGTTCATTAACAGGACAGCTCGGAactaaaaagagataaaactCATCAACGATCaatacagcagcaaaacagcaaGTAGTATGGATTACAACTTACTTGGTTTAACCCAGGCAAAACACGGCTCAAAAGCAATCGTGGGTCTTTCCTCCACGGCCTGCCCATGTACTTGGTCAAGTACGACCGTAACAGCGAGCAAGACGAAAGCAATCGGAATCTTCATATTGAAGTGTTGATCTCAGTACAGCAAAATCAAATCCTCTTACTGTAGTGACAATGTGATGCTTTATATAAAGTATGAGCAGCTTATGCGAACTAATCTGTACAAATAATCGGATCCAAATATAGCTAATGTTGTTGATCCTTATCGACCGACAAGGTCATGAAGGATAAATTGtaatacaaatgaaaaaaatatcagaacTGGAAATTCCAGACATTTCAAATACGAAACCTATTTGGCAAACATTGCCATCGTGGAGTTTAGATGTGTGGTGTCGAAAAATTTGCATGGGTTTTGGTGTATGCGTTGCATGGGTTTTGATGTATGGGTTGCATGTGTTTTAAGTAGAAAACATTTCCTATTTTGAAGTTTCATCGTTTGATAATGATGGCATTTTAGTAACacttgaggaaaaaaacacatccaacacAATCAACAGTAGATGTACGctcaacaacacaacactccTGCAGTATGTGAAACACTTGTCTAAAGAGAAATATTCAAACGAATTTTGTGTTATGTCTCCTGTTTCCAAACGCTCACAAATAGCAGTCACAAACAGTATAAAAAACCATTGCAATTTGGTCTTATGTACGCAAGTGTCCCGGAGAAATCTGTATTCCGATCTACAGTggctttttaaattttctgttGCTTGATGTTAAATTGTTATGCATGAAGGTAAGGAATAAGAAAATAGacataatttgatttatggAGCTGTTCGTTAGGAGTTCGAAGTAAAGACAATctaaacaaacataacattgATCCTCCAAAGAGGAGTCATTCTATCGTAATAAGCTGTTGGAAGAATATTTCGTTCCTCTACGTTGGGAATAATTGAAC
Proteins encoded in this window:
- the LOC125765743 gene encoding venom peptide SjAPI-2-like — encoded protein: MKTRIAFLLLVVVVVLSEVQGQGLVIEPCLAWMKPQPTCPVNERYTCCKTCFELTCRTRNIAVKCAPPCYGGCICRDGYIRAVTNGKCIPIKSCPLIFPIV